TCGCACCTGTCATTGTCGGCAGCGAGGTTGCAATTGGAGGACTTGGCAAGTCACACGTAGTTCCACGCTACGACGCAAAACAAAACCTGGTGCCACGGACCATCATCAACTCGAGCTGGAGCGGGGACCACCGGGTCATCGACGGAGTCACCATGGCTCGCATGGTGGCCCGCTGGAAAGCGTACGTCGAGCATCCCGAGAAAATGCTCGTGTCTctaaaataatagaatcCGGATATACAACCTTCtggcctgcctccggcggctggggcgctgccccagaccccgttgtgctcgcttcgcgagcatgGATCGGCAGGGTCCTGGACCCTGAGACCGGGTCCAACCCACTAAATTCTCCACCAAGACCTGATCCCGCACAATCCCCTGCTTTGCCCCGtcccccacgcccgactcgagcgcagcgagaggagccacggggtctggggcagagccccagccgccggaggcacgaccgTCCCTGGGTTAGGTCTCGACCCCTATAAGCGAATATTTCACCGATGGAAGTGGTAATGTAAGGCGGGAAAACCCCGAGTTGTGGAGTGGTTTGGGCCAATCATACGACCAGGGAAGTGAAtttttggtgaagttgAGATTGACGAGATAGTCCCGACCTCAACCGAGAcctgagcagcagcagtcacCCAGACCCGCAACCAAACACAGTAGAAACCATGTCTACCGAAGCCAAGCCCCAAACTGCGATTGCCAAGAGATCCGAGAATCTCCTCAACGACAAGGTAAGTACGGATTTGCCGTTTTTGAAGGAGTTGGAGGGGACAGTTcgagcagcaacaacagcaacatgAAATATAGCGACAACGGAGATATGAATCGCGATTCGGCGATTTCACGGGCCATTGGCCGCGGTTATTAGAAGACAATGAACTAACAAAAGTTCTAGTGGGATGTTGTCATCTCAAACACACTGATCAAGACCGGACTCGGATTCGGATTCGGCGTGGTCGCGTCGGTCCTGCTATTCAAGCGCCGAAGCTTCCCCGTCTGGCTGGGCATTGGATTCGGTGCCGGCCGTGGCTACGCCGAGGGCGACGCCATTTTCAGAGACACCAACGCCGGGGTGCGAAAAGTCAAGGCATAGACCACTAAAAACGTTGCATCTATATATACTGATTGATTGACCCGATAGAATTACGTGGCccggtgctgcctccggcgactggggctctgccccagaccccgtggctcctgcttcgcaggagatggctgtGACCGTCGAgataacgactcgagcgcagcgagaggagcaggcggggtctggggcgcagccccagccgccggaggcatgtgtGAAGCCCCCAGATCACTGGTTTGTGAAGTATCGGCCGTTGACGGTTCGAGAGAAGATGTCGAACCCGTTCTGACTGCCGTTGTAGAGATTGAACCCGTGGGAGAGCAGCCAGTCGACCTCGCGGTCGGGCAGTTTTCGGTACAGGTAGATGGTTTTGATACCGGTTTGTTGTGCCAGTGCTTCGATGTTGTAGTTCTTGTGTTCATCTCGTTCGAACGAGGCAAATGAAACGACTCGTAGTCGGCGGCAGTAGTTGTTGACCATATTCACGAGCCAGTAAACAGGGGCGGCGAACCACAGGATCGCCAGCTCTTCGAGGTTCGGACACCGTTTACAAAGTCTGGTCATTCGTTTCTCATCTTTAAGGTCCGAGTACGGTTTCAAATATAGACGTCGTAGATTGTGCGAGATCCCGTAGTAGTCTAGTGTATGGATACATCCCAGTCCCTCGAAATAAAACGCTTCCACATGAGATAGTGGAACGGGCTGACTCGTGTGATGTAAATATATGCTGTATGCTTTGATATACAACTCTTTGATAccggtgctgctgtgtATTGGAGGTAGATGATGACTGAAATTAGTCTCATTGGGTCCTGGTATTTCGAATGCCAAACTGTTCAAATGTGGAAGTGTCGTGATACAGGTCAGCGACGGTCGAAAATCTTTTTCCATGAAATGGCCCATAAGAGCCAGATGTCTCAAATTGGGAGTCCATTTGAGAAAGCTGGCTATAACCACATCTGGATTAACATCTTCTGATCGATACCAATCGCTCAACATAGCAGACATTTTGAATGTGTGAAGTCGTTTGAAGGGCTCTTGACCGGTATACAGATCCGACTGCAGGCCATGGTGGTAATTGatttccagcagctctAAATTCGGAGCTGCTACCGGTAAAAGTGCCAGTTTATTGACATCTAATGTGTTATCGAAACAGAATCTCAATTCACGAAGTAACGGTAAAGGGCCCATTTTCTGTGCTATCGCCAATACATGGCTGCAGGGCTGTCTAAGATTCAAACTGACGAGTGAATACTTTTCAAAGGCCCAACTTATTGCCGAATGAGATGGTGTACCATGAGTCAAATTCAGATCCAGGGGCCGGCTGTTCTTATTTGTTAATATATTACAGTAGAATTGCACCTGTAATTTTCTGAACTCGTCACTACCGCTCGCAACCGCCGCGACCACAACCGTCCCCGGGCCACTCCCGTACAAAATGGTCTCATAAAAACACTTGGATACAAATAAGATCTCTTGGATATCAGAGAAGCCCAGGTACGAGAAAATCTCGGCGCGGATTTCCAACGGCAGGTCCGAAAACACCGCCATCAACCATGAACGTGGTTCTCCACAACATGAAAATCATATCGTGCATCAGCCATGCACCTTTTATCggaccctgcctccggcggctggggctccgccccagaccccgctgctcctctcgctccgctcgagtcgtttcgtcgacggtccaAGCCATCTCCggcgaagcaggagccacggggtctggggcaacgccccagccgccggaggcagcaccaccaccataCAAAGGATAtcaattatttattagtcACGTAAGATGTTTAGATAGCAACAGAAGAGTGGAACTTGGCACCGGCGTAGATGGCCTTGTCGCCAAGAGCCTCCTCGATACGGAGGATCTCGTTCAACTTGGCCAAACGCTCGGAACGGGCGGGAGCACCGGTCTTGATTTGTCCGGATCTGATACCAACAGACAAGTCGGCAATGAAGGTGTCCTCGGTCTCACCAGATCTGTGGGAAACCATGACACCCCACTTGGCGGCGTAAGAGTCCTTGGCAGCTTGGATAGACTCGGTCAAGGTACCGATTTGGTTGACCTTGAGGAGAAGAGCGTCAGCAGCCTTGGTCTCAATGGCCTTGGCAATGAACTTGGGGTTGGTAACAGTCAAgtcatcaccaacaacttGGACCTTGCCGGCAACACGGGGGTAGAACTTTTGCCAAGCGGCCCAGTCACCCTCGGCGAAGGGGTCTTCAAGAGAGATGATGGGGTACTTCTCAATGAGTTGGATGTAGTAGTCGGCAAGTTGCTCGCCAGTGAGCCACTTAGACTTGTCAGACTCGGGGTTCTTGAAGTCCAAGTCGTACTTCTCGGCATCCTCGTGGTAGAACtcggaagaagcagcatcaaTGGCAATGCTGATCTTACCAGTGTAACCAGCAGCCTCGATAGCAGCGACAATGAGGTCAAGAGCCTCGTGAGCGTCTTGAATATCAGGAGCAACACCACCCTCATCACCAACGTTACCAGCAGAAGTACcatacttcttcttggtcaagCTCTTGAGCTGTTGGTAGACCTCAGAGCCAGCTCTAAGGGCATCGGTGAAAGAGGTGAATCCAGTAGGAGCAATCATGAACTCTTGGATGGCCAAAGCACCACCGGCGTGAGAACCACCGTTGATGACGTTTTGGAAAGGAACTGGCAAAACGTAAGGAGCAGGGGTACCAGCAATCTCAGCGATGTGTTGGTAAAGAGGAACGCCCTTCTCAGCGGCACCAGCACGACTGGCAGCTAAAGAGACACCCAAGATGGCGTTAGCACCGAGCTTAGACTTGTTGTCAGTACCGTCCAACTCGTTAAGGAACTTGTCAAAAGCAGATTGGTCCTTAACATCCAATTGGGCCTTGATGACAGCGGGTCCAATGACGTTGTTGACGTTGGAAACAGCAGTCAAAACACCCTTTCCACCCCAGTGGGTCTTGTCACCATCACGGAGCTCAAGAGCCTCAGAGACACCAGTGGAAGCACCAGAGGGGACAATGGCACGGAAAGTACCCTTTTCAGTGGTGAGCTCAACCTCAACAGTTGGGTTACCTAAAAATGCCACGTTAGTTTTTTGGTCTGTGTTTTCTCCGACATGGAGCTTGATTCAAGTGGTTGTGTGGTTGCTTGTACATATTGTTTTTCGTTGTTTCGGGTTGTTTCGGACGTCAATAAATAACCCACGATAattgtatttttcactttgtTACCAAGTGGGGAAAAACCAGGGGTATGTATGCCCCTCGCTCAGACACATCCCGTTAATAGCATTATCGCGGGTTAGGGCAGTACAAGTGGTTCGAAGAGAGCATAAATTCAGTCATTTGCATAAAATATGCAGAGATGGCCAAATTTCAAACAATGGGAAAAATACCAGCTGCGAAAACCCTACTGCCGCTTGAAAATCAGTCGGTAATGAAAAGGTTGTACGATAATTGACCAGCGCCAAAAGGGGGGTATAATGGGTCAATTGCGTAACCTCGTAGTTGTAACCACGAAAAATAATCATCAACAGTGCAATTTTGCAAACTCGGAATTAGTAGGAAAGCGTGTTCGTGAGATTATGACCAGTAAAACACTGCCAGTAAATAATAGCCGGTACACAGGGATTGGTTGTAACAGATGGTCCGGCATTGCCAACCCATTCTAATGCCCGAACACCCGAATGCCTTAAAGTCTATTCCATAGTTCaagcaattgcaattgcaattgctcAGAAAAATCTCGGAAATACCCCCAAACCAATTGAAAAAGGTGGTGCAGTAACATCACACCTATAGCCATATAATTCCAGAGCCATTGCAACAGCAGAACCAaaaatcaatttcaaaaataaacaacaaaatcgTTTTGAACAATTGAACATCAATAACAAAAATCCAACGAACCTTCATTAGACAGTTGACAAAATTACAATGTTCAACATCCGAAGTTTCCATGACGCTCTATTCTATTTTGAGAGACAACAAATAAcgacaaaataaaacaagCAACCAGTTTCAACCCTTTCTTTATCAATTCATTACTTACCACGAGAGTCGTAGACGTATCTAGAGTGAACCTTAGAAATAGCCATtgtaattttttatttcaaaaTCTGTACAATTCAATTGAATGGATCGTGCGATGAAggaaatttcaaaaaaaaatctaccCTGTACAGGGGAGATGTAGTCCCTTTTTATATGCAGAATTAGCGTTTTCGCATGTCCTGCATTGGATGGCCAAACATGGTTGTGGTGTGCTTTTGTGTTGGGTTGGGCGTGTGCGCGATAGCGGTATCGGCGGGTTGCACACCAGTCCCAACTGGTCCTGAAAAAGTGGGAGGGTACCTGAATGTATTTTGCTACTTGTGTGACAGATTATCACCTTGATTTCCTGAATGTGGATAGCAGATGACTCTTGAGTTTCAGTCGTCAGGTGTGTGAAGATTCATGACTTTTACAGTAGTTATTGACTCGCCTATCCCATGAGTTTAGTTTGCTCGTGGTATTGTATGATTCAATTTGATGTTAGGGAACTTTCAACAGACCCCTCACCTGCCATGGCGGTTCGAGCATAAACACACACAttaaagagaaaaaaagcaaGCAAAACGTAGTGATTCACAAAACATCGACGGAATCGAACAGCATGGAAACAGCCTTGTATTGATGTATACAGACTGGTGCTCAATGTCAGAGTcaatttttgttattttatttggaATAATTATTTGAAGCAATTGAAATTATCCGCATTGTATCATTTTGCGGTCAATTGATCTTAACTAGGCTAGATATTATATCTTGACTAGTCTATAATATCTAGAGTATATGGAGTCAAGTAGAGCAGGTGATTGTATAGCTTAGAGCTGTATGGACACTATAGAGCTGAATATATAGAGTACTGTAGAGTATTAATGAGTACAGACTATAGGCCAGAAAATAACGGAGGATTGTAGAACACTGTAGAGATGTAGAGATAGACTAGAGTATATAGAGTATTGAGGGTAGTGACAAATGTCAAGTGCCTGAGGATAGTGGAGACTCGAGTAACAACGTGCCTCGATAGTCCAGCTGATCTACTAGCTAGGTTAACGGTATAAACACAAGACACAGTGGTGTGGCATGTTGATTAACTAGAAATTGGCTAGTGTACAGAGTTTATGTCTATGTCTAGGATCAGACATATGCTATAATAGCATTCTTTAATGGTATGTTATAATGGCATGATCCAGATTCCGACGCTAAGAGTAAAGGAATTGGCCTGGCATTTTGAGCGAACTTCAATTCGTGACATAATGGCCGTCTGTAATCAGTCAGGTCCCTTTCGTACCACCAAAATACTAAGCAGTCACTCACATAATTCACACATTCTGGCTGCACGGTGAGAACTTTTCAGATCCGCTGGATAAATTAATCCATACAGCTACCTCTTATGCTGCATGTAATCGAGGTGCATATAATTTAACGTagttaattttttttgactgtTCTATGGGTTCAACTATTGCATTCGGC
The Sugiyamaella lignohabitans strain CBS 10342 chromosome A, complete sequence genome window above contains:
- the ENO1 gene encoding phosphopyruvate hydratase ENO1 (Enolase I, a phosphopyruvate hydratase; catalyzes conversion of 2-phosphoglycerate to phosphoenolpyruvate during glycolysis and the reverse reaction during gluconeogenesis; expression repressed in response to glucose; protein abundance increases in response to DNA replication stress; N-terminally propionylated in vivo; ENO1 has a paralog, ENO2, that arose from the whole genome duplication; GO_component: GO:0005737 - cytoplasm [Evidence IEA,IEA]; GO_component: GO:0005737 - cytoplasm [Evidence IDA] [PMID 11914276]; GO_component: GO:0000324 - fungal-type vacuole [Evidence IDA] [PMID 16565073]; GO_component: GO:0005739 - mitochondrion [Evidence IDA] [PMID 16962558]; GO_component: GO:0000015 - phosphopyruvate hydratase complex [Evidence IEA]; GO_component: GO:0000015 - phosphopyruvate hydratase complex [Evidence IDA] [PMID 6282834]; GO_component: GO:0005886 - plasma membrane [Evidence IDA] [PMID 16622836]; GO_function: GO:0016829 - lyase activity [Evidence IEA]; GO_function: GO:0000287 - magnesium ion binding [Evidence IEA]; GO_function: GO:0046872 - metal ion binding [Evidence IEA]; GO_function: GO:0004634 - phosphopyruvate hydratase activity [Evidence IEA,IEA]; GO_function: GO:0004634 - phosphopyruvate hydratase activity [Evidence IMP] [PMID 6282834]; GO_process: GO:0006094 - gluconeogenesis [Evidence IEP] [PMID 3313003]; GO_process: GO:0006096 - glycolytic process [Evidence IEA,IEA,IEA]; GO_process: GO:0006096 - glycolytic process [Evidence IMP] [PMID 6282834]; GO_process: GO:0032889 - regulation of vacuole fusion, non-autophagic [Evidence IDA,IMP] [PMID 16565073]); this translates as MAISKVHSRYVYDSRGNPTVEVELTTEKGTFRAIVPSGASTGVSEALELRDGDKTHWGGKGVLTAVSNVNNVIGPAVIKAQLDVKDQSAFDKFLNELDGTDNKSKLGANAILGVSLAASRAGAAEKGVPLYQHIAEIAGTPAPYVLPVPFQNVINGGSHAGGALAIQEFMIAPTGFTSFTDALRAGSEVYQQLKSLTKKKYGTSAGNVGDEGGVAPDIQDAHEALDLIVAAIEAAGYTGKISIAIDAASSEFYHEDAEKYDLDFKNPESDKSKWLTGEQLADYYIQLIEKYPIISLEDPFAEGDWAAWQKFYPRVAGKVQVVGDDLTVTNPKFIAKAIETKAADALLLKVNQIGTLTESIQAAKDSYAAKWGVMVSHRSGETEDTFIADLSVGIRSGQIKTGAPARSERLAKLNEILRIEEALGDKAIYAGAKFHSSVAI